The Paenibacillus sp. FSL R7-0204 genome includes a region encoding these proteins:
- a CDS encoding cytochrome C oxidase subunit IV family protein produces the protein MTTKQPSSDSAVKHRHRPEGPQRHIVVFVFSVVLTLIAFAAVAAGGVNATFAIILLLVMAVLQVFLQMGFWMHLKDKGHMLPIIFMLGGFFIAGTCIVMALYWVWWD, from the coding sequence ATGACGACAAAGCAGCCTTCTTCAGATTCTGCGGTGAAGCACCGGCACCGTCCGGAAGGACCGCAGCGGCATATTGTGGTGTTTGTATTCTCTGTGGTGCTGACGCTGATCGCTTTTGCTGCGGTGGCGGCCGGAGGGGTGAATGCTACCTTTGCGATCATCCTGCTGCTGGTAATGGCTGTGCTGCAGGTGTTCCTGCAGATGGGCTTCTGGATGCATCTGAAGGACAAAGGGCATATGCTCCCGATTATCTTCATGCTGGGCGGCTTTTTTATCGCAGGTACCTGTATTGTAATGGCGCTCTATTGGGTATGGTGGGATTGA
- a CDS encoding cytochrome c oxidase subunit 3, translating to MTTAHAEAAEGTLPHEPEKASLEGRNKVLAFWLFLGGEAVLFGTLFATFLALRNQTNEGPSAAELFHLPLVAAATLLLLVSSLTSVFAIQAMHRGNVAQLRNWLLVTVLLGLAFLILEIYEFSVYIRHEEFGMTTSAFSSAFYTLVGFHGAHVAFGILWITVLIGQLMHKGLTVVTAPKIYVSAMYWHFIDVVWVFIFTVVYLLGKVG from the coding sequence ATGACAACGGCACATGCTGAAGCAGCGGAAGGTACACTCCCGCATGAACCGGAGAAAGCTTCTCTGGAAGGACGCAATAAAGTACTGGCCTTCTGGCTGTTCCTCGGGGGGGAAGCGGTGCTCTTCGGCACCCTGTTCGCTACCTTCCTGGCGCTGCGCAATCAGACGAATGAGGGACCTTCGGCGGCGGAGCTGTTCCATCTGCCGTTGGTTGCGGCAGCGACCCTGCTCCTCCTGGTCAGCAGTCTGACCAGTGTGTTCGCCATTCAGGCCATGCACCGGGGGAATGTGGCCCAGCTCCGGAACTGGCTGCTGGTAACCGTCCTGCTTGGTCTTGCATTCCTGATCCTGGAGATCTACGAGTTCAGTGTATATATCCGGCATGAGGAATTCGGGATGACGACGAGTGCGTTCAGCTCGGCCTTTTATACGCTGGTCGGGTTTCACGGTGCCCATGTCGCCTTCGGGATTCTGTGGATCACCGTGCTGATCGGACAATTGATGCATAAAGGCTTGACGGTTGTTACTGCACCGAAGATCTATGTCTCAGCGATGTATTGGCATTTCATTGATGTGGTGTGGGTCTTTATCTTCACAGTCGTATACCTGCTCGGAAAGGTGGGGTGA
- a CDS encoding phosphotransferase enzyme family protein, with protein MDPHIKRMFLDEYAAEGARRFGISFKDLTFIGGFQNFIYSYILGESQYILRFTPGTLRTSEGLAAEIEWIRYLSEKGVSVSTPVLSVSGKDFERIHGNTMDFYAAAFNYAPGTKVGYPECLGNPMLYEQCGRITGRLHELTKRYKPVSKRHTWETNEYLMRAKDYLPAELGSIIHALDGLKAELASLPVTSDNFGLIHGDINVGNFSVDESGRITLFDFDECQYSWYAEDIAIQLYYLLYVFGEDSRSERKAQYELFIRHFELGYAEDGRQLPDGWKSQLDLFLKLREIIVVVGMHRSWDLTQADDWTRRFLQDSTVRITKGISLIDGFGEEGPQS; from the coding sequence ATGGACCCACACATCAAACGAATGTTCCTGGACGAATATGCTGCTGAAGGTGCTAGGCGCTTTGGGATTAGCTTCAAGGATCTGACCTTCATTGGAGGTTTTCAAAACTTTATATATTCTTACATCCTGGGTGAGTCCCAATATATTCTTCGTTTTACTCCTGGAACTCTTCGTACATCTGAAGGACTTGCAGCCGAAATCGAATGGATTCGTTATCTCTCGGAGAAGGGGGTGTCAGTTTCAACTCCGGTTCTATCGGTGAGTGGAAAGGATTTTGAGCGTATTCATGGGAACACGATGGATTTTTACGCAGCAGCGTTCAATTATGCACCCGGCACAAAAGTCGGATATCCGGAATGCCTGGGGAATCCGATGCTATACGAACAATGTGGCCGTATTACAGGCCGTCTTCATGAACTGACTAAGCGGTACAAACCGGTATCCAAAAGACATACCTGGGAGACTAATGAATACCTTATGCGGGCGAAAGATTATTTACCGGCAGAGCTTGGTTCCATTATCCATGCCCTTGATGGATTAAAAGCAGAGTTGGCCAGTCTGCCTGTTACCTCAGATAATTTTGGATTGATTCACGGGGATATCAACGTAGGTAATTTTTCGGTGGATGAGTCAGGGCGGATAACGCTTTTTGATTTCGATGAGTGTCAGTACAGCTGGTATGCTGAGGATATTGCTATCCAGCTCTATTATTTACTATATGTATTTGGGGAGGATTCAAGGTCTGAACGTAAGGCGCAATACGAGCTTTTTATCCGGCATTTCGAGCTGGGCTACGCGGAGGATGGCCGGCAGCTCCCCGATGGCTGGAAGAGTCAACTGGATTTGTTTCTTAAACTGCGTGAGATTATCGTAGTCGTCGGCATGCACCGGAGTTGGGATTTAACCCAGGCTGACGATTGGACCCGTAGGTTCTTGCAAGATAGTACAGTGCGTATTACCAAGGGGATTTCGTTAATCGATGGGTTCGGCGAAGAGGGGCCACAATCATAG
- a CDS encoding DUF420 domain-containing protein: MDIFTLFPTISTSFIVISAVLVAIGWRQIIQGKREAHKKTMIAAAVAAILFFLVYSSRTVFVGNTSWGGPDELTTIYHVFLIFHIVLATVAAVFGITTLTLGFKAKYAKHRKWGRVTSVIWFITAITGVAVYVLLYILYPGGHTKPVWQIILGA; this comes from the coding sequence ATGGATATTTTCACATTGTTTCCTACGATCAGTACATCGTTCATCGTCATAAGCGCGGTGCTGGTGGCAATCGGCTGGAGACAGATCATTCAAGGCAAACGCGAAGCGCACAAGAAGACGATGATTGCGGCTGCGGTGGCAGCGATTCTGTTCTTCCTGGTGTACTCGTCAAGAACGGTGTTCGTAGGCAATACCTCCTGGGGCGGCCCGGATGAGCTGACGACGATCTACCATGTCTTCCTGATCTTCCACATCGTGCTGGCTACCGTCGCTGCTGTATTCGGCATCACTACGCTGACGCTCGGCTTCAAGGCCAAGTATGCCAAGCACCGCAAGTGGGGCAGAGTGACCTCCGTCATCTGGTTCATCACCGCCATCACCGGAGTCGCTGTCTATGTATTGCTGTATATCTTATATCCGGGCGGCCACACGAAGCCGGTCTGGCAAATCATTTTGGGCGCTTAA
- the ctaG gene encoding cytochrome c oxidase assembly factor CtaG, with protein MPGLQYFSFTELWSPLFLALMLLLTAGYFVLIGPLASRFEGSTAVPFWRRGLFLCGMLALYLAQGGPVSLLGHILFSFHMVSMALSYLVAVPLIMLGIPDWCWRALLRVNPLKGLAFLAKPVVAALLFNGLFSLYHIPAIHDYVMLHFTVHRLYYGVLFLTSALMWWNLINPLPEYRALSGLGQVGFIFLNMVLLTPACGLIIFAGSPLYATYSDPGTWAKAMGYCVPQSPAALLQAFGGPGFFGSLSPKVDQQVGGIVMKFIQEFIFASMLAYVFYHWYKKENGQEDTDVSASPSALAEEV; from the coding sequence ATACCGGGATTGCAATATTTCAGCTTTACGGAACTATGGAGTCCGTTGTTTCTGGCCCTGATGCTCCTCCTGACTGCCGGATATTTTGTGCTGATCGGTCCGCTGGCCTCCCGTTTTGAGGGCAGCACTGCAGTCCCCTTCTGGCGGAGGGGGCTGTTCTTATGCGGAATGCTGGCCCTCTATCTTGCGCAGGGAGGACCTGTCAGTCTGCTGGGACATATCTTATTTTCCTTCCATATGGTGAGTATGGCCTTATCCTATCTGGTGGCGGTCCCGCTGATTATGCTTGGTATCCCCGACTGGTGCTGGCGCGCTCTGCTGCGGGTGAATCCGCTGAAGGGACTGGCTTTTCTCGCTAAGCCGGTAGTGGCGGCCCTGCTCTTCAATGGCCTGTTCTCGCTCTACCACATCCCCGCCATCCATGATTATGTCATGCTGCATTTCACCGTTCACCGTCTGTATTATGGCGTCCTGTTCCTGACCTCGGCGCTGATGTGGTGGAATCTGATCAACCCCTTGCCGGAATACCGGGCGCTTAGCGGTCTGGGGCAGGTGGGTTTCATCTTCCTGAACATGGTGCTGCTGACACCGGCCTGCGGGCTGATTATTTTTGCGGGCTCCCCCCTCTATGCTACGTATAGCGACCCGGGCACCTGGGCGAAGGCGATGGGCTACTGTGTACCGCAGAGTCCGGCTGCATTATTGCAGGCTTTTGGCGGTCCCGGCTTCTTCGGATCTCTGTCCCCCAAGGTAGATCAGCAGGTCGGCGGCATCGTGATGAAGTTCATTCAGGAATTTATTTTCGCCTCGATGCTTGCTTATGTGTTCTATCATTGGTATAAAAAAGAGAACGGACAAGAGGACACAGATGTGTCCGCGTCACCCTCTGCCCTGGCGGAGGAGGTCTGA
- the ctaD gene encoding cytochrome c oxidase subunit I — protein sequence MDWITTVDHKKIAILYLWAGGLFFGIGGLEAILIRIQLIKPMNTFLDAQTFNELITMHGTTMIFLGVMPVIFALMNAVIPLQIGARDVAFPFLNSLGFWTFLFGGLLLNLSWVMGGAPDAGWTAYTPLSGKGYSASHGVDFYTIGLQIAGLGTLIGGINFLATIITMRAPGMSFMRMPMFAWATFITSAIILFAFPAVTVGLVLLTFDRILDANFFNVAGGGNPVLWQHIFWIFGHPEVYILILPAFGIISEVIPTFSRKRLFGYSSMVFATILIAFLGFMVWAHHMFTTGLGPVANALFSVSTMLIAVPTGIKIFNWLFTMWGGQVRFTTPNLFAAGFIPTFTMGGVTGVMLASAPADFQFHDTYFVVAHFHYVIVGGLVLGLFAGLHYWWPKMFGRMLSESLGKWTFWTFIIGFHLTFFVQHFLGLMGMQRRVFTYLPNQQFDTLNLVSTVGAFLMGVGMIIFLVNVFLTSRRPADAPEDPWEDGRTLEWTIPSPPPEYNFKQTPLVRGLDAFWKEKMAGHKGMTPAEPVGPIHMPSATILPFLMSVGIFIAGLGFMFSRDEFSSSIMSFLFNNYIVTALGLLITFGSMLMRSLFDDHGWHIEPEELEGR from the coding sequence ATGGACTGGATTACCACCGTCGACCACAAGAAAATAGCCATCCTGTATCTATGGGCCGGCGGCCTATTCTTCGGCATCGGTGGCCTGGAGGCAATCCTGATCCGTATTCAGCTGATCAAGCCGATGAACACCTTCCTGGATGCCCAGACCTTCAACGAACTGATTACCATGCACGGCACGACCATGATCTTTCTAGGAGTCATGCCGGTTATTTTCGCGCTGATGAATGCGGTGATTCCGCTGCAGATCGGCGCGCGCGATGTCGCCTTTCCTTTTCTCAACTCGCTGGGCTTCTGGACCTTCCTGTTCGGCGGTCTCCTGCTTAACCTCAGTTGGGTGATGGGCGGCGCGCCCGATGCGGGCTGGACGGCCTATACCCCGCTATCGGGTAAGGGCTACAGCGCCTCCCATGGCGTGGACTTTTATACGATAGGACTGCAGATTGCCGGTCTCGGCACCCTGATTGGCGGGATTAACTTCCTGGCTACCATCATCACGATGCGCGCGCCGGGGATGTCCTTCATGCGGATGCCGATGTTCGCCTGGGCTACCTTTATTACCTCAGCCATTATTCTATTTGCCTTCCCTGCGGTTACCGTAGGACTTGTCCTGCTTACCTTCGACCGGATTCTGGACGCCAATTTCTTCAATGTTGCCGGAGGGGGCAATCCCGTGCTGTGGCAGCATATCTTCTGGATCTTCGGCCATCCCGAAGTATACATTCTGATTCTACCGGCCTTCGGGATCATCTCCGAGGTCATTCCGACCTTCTCGCGCAAGCGGCTGTTCGGGTACAGCTCTATGGTCTTCGCGACGATTCTGATCGCCTTCCTGGGCTTCATGGTCTGGGCGCATCATATGTTCACCACCGGCCTCGGTCCGGTAGCAAATGCTTTGTTCTCCGTCTCTACCATGCTGATTGCCGTTCCGACCGGGATCAAGATCTTCAACTGGCTGTTCACCATGTGGGGCGGACAGGTACGGTTCACGACTCCGAATCTGTTTGCGGCCGGGTTCATTCCCACCTTCACGATGGGCGGGGTAACCGGGGTGATGCTGGCCTCCGCGCCGGCGGACTTCCAGTTCCATGATACGTACTTCGTGGTGGCGCATTTCCACTATGTCATTGTTGGCGGTCTGGTGCTCGGGCTGTTCGCCGGGCTGCACTACTGGTGGCCGAAGATGTTCGGGCGGATGCTCAGCGAATCCTTGGGCAAGTGGACCTTCTGGACTTTCATTATCGGGTTCCACTTAACGTTCTTCGTCCAGCATTTCCTGGGACTGATGGGGATGCAGCGGCGCGTATTTACCTATTTGCCGAACCAACAGTTCGATACGCTCAACCTGGTCAGTACGGTGGGGGCGTTCCTGATGGGAGTGGGCATGATTATCTTCCTGGTGAATGTGTTCCTGACCTCCAGACGGCCGGCGGATGCACCGGAAGATCCGTGGGAAGACGGGCGGACCCTGGAATGGACGATCCCTTCGCCGCCGCCGGAATATAACTTCAAGCAGACACCGCTGGTGCGGGGCCTGGATGCTTTCTGGAAAGAGAAAATGGCCGGGCATAAGGGGATGACCCCGGCGGAGCCGGTTGGCCCGATTCATATGCCTTCTGCTACGATTCTGCCGTTCCTGATGTCCGTCGGTATCTTCATTGCAGGCCTTGGCTTCATGTTCAGCCGCGATGAATTCAGCAGCAGTATCATGAGCTTCCTGTTCAATAACTATATTGTTACGGCGCTGGGGCTTCTTATTACCTTCGGATCAATGCTGATGCGGTCGCTGTTCGACGATCACGGCTGGCATATTGAACCCGAAGAGCTGGAAGGAAGGTGA